One segment of Desulfovermiculus halophilus DSM 18834 DNA contains the following:
- the nifJ gene encoding pyruvate:ferredoxin (flavodoxin) oxidoreductase — protein MGKKTQTIDGNTAASHVAYALSDVAALYPITPSTSMGEVADEWASQGRKNIFGQTVSIRELQSEAGAAGAVHGSLAAGALTSTFTASQGLLLMIPNLYKIAGELLPGVFHVSARAVATHALSIFGDHSDVMACRQIGTALLSGASVQEVMDLALVSHLSSIQGSLPFINFFDGFRTSSEIQKVELIDYDAMAELVDYEAIEEFRSRAMNPEHPHLRGTNQNPDIFFQNREAANLFYEQLPAIVEDNMKKVSKLTGRQYKLFDYVGHPDASRVVVSMGSSCDTIEEVVRHLNKQNEKVGLIKVRLYRPFVPEAFLRVLPASAERITVLDRTKEPGALGDPLYQDISTTFMEREEIPVLSAGRYGLGSKEFTPAMVKAVFDNMTSAGPKKHFTVGITDDVTRSSLDVDPSFADTTPEGTVQCKFWGLGSDGTVGANKSAIKIIGDNTELYAQGYFSYDAKKSGGYTVSHLRFGKEPIQSTYLVNAADYVACHQPAYVNQYDVLEGIKDGGTFVLNSPWTSVQALEENLPASMKRSIAQKNLKFYTIDAVKIASDVGLGGRINMIMQTAFFKLAEVLPFETAMDLLKDSIRKTYGKKGDKVVNMNISAVDQSIENIVPIEYPSSWAEATDTPLAHADEPEFVQNVMRPILSLKGDELPVSAFEPDGTLPVGTSKYEKRGVAINVPEWIPENCIQCNQCAFVCPHAAIIPVLLTEEERQNAPEGFATIEGKGKDLKGYHLRIQVNPLDCQGCGNCADICPAKDKALVMKPLHTQTKEQVPNYDFSTTVSFKDDIMSRNSVKGSQLHQPLLEFSGACAGCGETPYVKLLTQLFGERMLIANATGCTSIWGGTAPSVPYCTNKEGHGPTWGNSLFEDSAEFGYGILLGVTQRRNKLADLVRQAVETDIPQELKEAMTKWLEHKDEAEGSKKYGDLVKQLLIQTPPTPLLDEIWGLEDMLTKKSVWSFGGDGWAYDIGYGGVDHVLASGEDINILVLDTEVYSNTGGQASKATPMGSIAKFAASGKKTIKKDMGRMLMTYGYVYVASVSMGANKQQLMKAFTEAEAYPGPSIIFCYAPCINQGIKKGMGKSQEEEKLAVQSGYWPLYRYNPLLSREGKNPFTLDSKAPDGTLQEFLSGENRYNLLERTFPEESKVLRAQIEVDINERYEILRRMANEEPIQVSSPSPESSGGGEGQDTEHCQIKDVPEQSRPDSGEACDDGRASS, from the coding sequence ATGGGCAAAAAGACGCAAACCATTGATGGGAACACCGCCGCCTCGCATGTCGCCTATGCGTTGAGCGACGTAGCGGCCTTGTATCCCATCACCCCTTCGACCTCCATGGGCGAAGTGGCCGACGAATGGGCCTCTCAAGGCCGCAAGAACATCTTCGGGCAAACGGTGTCCATCCGGGAGTTGCAGTCTGAAGCCGGAGCCGCCGGGGCAGTCCACGGCAGCTTGGCCGCCGGGGCCTTGACCTCCACCTTCACCGCCTCCCAGGGCCTGCTGCTCATGATCCCCAATCTGTACAAGATTGCCGGCGAGCTGCTGCCAGGTGTCTTTCACGTTTCCGCCCGGGCCGTTGCAACCCATGCCTTGTCCATCTTTGGCGACCACTCCGACGTCATGGCTTGCCGCCAGATCGGAACCGCCCTGCTATCCGGCGCCTCGGTCCAGGAAGTCATGGACCTGGCCCTGGTTTCCCACCTAAGCTCCATTCAGGGCAGCCTGCCGTTTATCAATTTCTTTGACGGCTTCCGGACCTCCAGCGAGATCCAGAAGGTGGAACTGATAGATTACGACGCCATGGCCGAGCTGGTCGATTACGAGGCAATTGAAGAGTTCCGCTCCAGGGCCATGAATCCCGAGCATCCCCACCTTAGGGGCACGAATCAGAACCCGGACATCTTCTTTCAGAACCGGGAAGCGGCCAACCTGTTCTACGAACAGCTTCCGGCCATCGTCGAAGACAATATGAAAAAGGTGTCCAAGCTCACCGGCCGCCAGTACAAGCTTTTCGACTATGTGGGCCACCCGGATGCCAGCCGGGTCGTGGTCTCCATGGGTTCCTCCTGCGACACTATTGAGGAAGTGGTCCGCCACTTGAATAAACAGAATGAAAAGGTCGGTCTGATCAAGGTCCGCCTATACCGTCCTTTCGTTCCCGAGGCCTTTCTGCGGGTCCTTCCGGCCTCCGCCGAACGAATCACCGTCCTGGACCGGACCAAGGAACCCGGGGCGCTGGGCGATCCTCTGTATCAGGATATAAGCACCACTTTCATGGAGCGGGAAGAGATCCCCGTGCTCAGTGCCGGCCGCTACGGCCTGGGCTCCAAGGAGTTCACCCCGGCCATGGTCAAGGCAGTCTTCGACAATATGACCTCTGCCGGACCGAAAAAGCACTTCACCGTGGGCATCACCGACGACGTGACCCGCAGCTCCCTGGACGTGGATCCCTCCTTTGCCGACACCACGCCCGAAGGCACTGTCCAGTGCAAGTTCTGGGGTCTGGGCTCAGACGGGACCGTGGGCGCCAACAAAAGCGCGATCAAGATCATCGGGGACAACACAGAGCTCTATGCCCAGGGCTATTTTTCCTACGACGCCAAGAAGTCCGGCGGGTACACCGTCTCCCATCTCCGGTTCGGCAAAGAGCCCATCCAGTCCACCTACCTGGTCAATGCCGCCGACTACGTGGCCTGCCATCAGCCGGCGTACGTCAACCAATACGACGTCCTGGAAGGGATCAAGGACGGCGGGACCTTCGTCCTCAACTCCCCCTGGACCTCGGTCCAGGCCCTGGAGGAGAACCTGCCCGCATCCATGAAACGGTCCATCGCCCAGAAGAACCTCAAGTTCTATACCATCGACGCGGTGAAGATCGCCTCCGATGTCGGCCTGGGCGGACGGATCAACATGATCATGCAGACCGCCTTCTTCAAGCTGGCGGAGGTTTTGCCCTTTGAAACCGCCATGGACCTGCTCAAGGACTCCATCCGCAAGACGTACGGCAAGAAGGGCGACAAAGTGGTCAACATGAACATTTCAGCTGTTGATCAGTCCATAGAAAACATCGTGCCCATCGAGTATCCGTCCTCCTGGGCCGAAGCCACGGACACGCCTCTGGCCCATGCCGACGAACCGGAGTTCGTCCAGAACGTGATGCGGCCCATCCTGTCCCTGAAGGGGGATGAGCTCCCGGTCAGCGCCTTTGAGCCGGACGGGACCCTGCCTGTCGGGACCAGCAAATACGAAAAACGCGGCGTGGCCATCAATGTTCCGGAATGGATCCCGGAAAACTGCATTCAGTGCAATCAGTGCGCCTTTGTCTGCCCCCACGCAGCCATTATCCCGGTCCTGCTCACCGAGGAGGAACGCCAGAACGCTCCAGAGGGCTTTGCAACTATTGAGGGCAAAGGCAAGGACCTCAAGGGCTATCACCTGCGCATCCAGGTCAATCCTCTGGACTGCCAGGGATGCGGAAACTGTGCGGACATCTGTCCGGCCAAGGACAAGGCCCTGGTCATGAAGCCCCTGCACACCCAGACCAAGGAGCAGGTTCCCAACTACGACTTCTCCACCACGGTCAGCTTCAAGGACGACATCATGTCCCGCAACTCGGTCAAGGGCTCGCAGCTCCATCAGCCTCTTCTTGAGTTCTCCGGGGCCTGTGCCGGATGCGGAGAGACTCCGTACGTCAAGCTGTTGACCCAGCTTTTCGGAGAGCGGATGCTCATTGCCAACGCCACTGGCTGCACCTCCATCTGGGGTGGAACGGCTCCCTCCGTACCCTATTGCACGAACAAGGAAGGGCACGGTCCGACCTGGGGCAACTCCCTGTTTGAAGACTCGGCTGAGTTCGGCTACGGCATCCTCCTTGGGGTCACCCAGCGCAGAAACAAGCTGGCCGACCTGGTCCGCCAGGCCGTTGAGACCGATATCCCGCAGGAGCTCAAGGAGGCCATGACCAAGTGGCTGGAGCACAAGGATGAGGCCGAGGGTTCGAAAAAATACGGGGACCTGGTCAAGCAGTTGCTGATCCAGACCCCTCCCACCCCGCTTTTGGATGAGATCTGGGGGCTTGAGGACATGCTGACCAAAAAGTCTGTCTGGTCCTTCGGCGGCGACGGATGGGCCTACGACATCGGCTACGGCGGCGTGGACCACGTCCTGGCCTCCGGCGAGGACATAAACATCCTGGTCCTGGACACCGAGGTCTACTCCAACACCGGCGGCCAGGCCTCCAAGGCCACGCCCATGGGCTCCATCGCCAAGTTTGCCGCCTCAGGCAAGAAGACGATCAAGAAAGACATGGGCCGGATGCTCATGACCTACGGCTACGTCTACGTCGCCTCCGTATCCATGGGGGCCAACAAGCAACAGCTGATGAAGGCCTTTACCGAGGCCGAGGCCTATCCGGGTCCGTCCATCATCTTCTGCTACGCCCCGTGCATCAACCAAGGAATCAAGAAGGGCATGGGCAAGAGTCAGGAGGAAGAAAAGCTGGCGGTTCAGAGCGGCTATTGGCCCTTGTACCGGTACAACCCGCTTCTGTCCCGGGAAGGGAAAAACCCCTTCACCTTGGATTCCAAGGCCCCGGACGGGACCCTGCAGGAGTTCTTGAGCGGAGAAAACCGCTACAACCTCTTGGAGCGGACCTTCCCGGAAGAGTCCAAGGTCCTGCGGGCCCAGATCGAGGTGGATATCAACGAGCGGTACGAGATCCTGCGCCGGATGGCCAACGAAGAGCCGATCCAGGTCTCCTCCCCTTCCCCGGAGAGCTCCGGAGGCGGAGAGGGCCAGGATACGGAGCACTGCCAGATCAAAGACGTCCCGGAGCAGTCCAGGCCTGATTCAGGGGAAGCCTGCGACGACGGACGGGCAAGCTCATAG
- a CDS encoding (Fe-S)-binding protein yields MADIHELAKSLQKLDDQMVTCMKCGMCQAACPLYAQTGRETDVARGKIALVENLAGEILRDPQAVKERLDRCLLCGSCAASCPSGVKVLDIFLQARAVITGYLGLSPAKRAVFRGMLANPTLFNAVLDLAPKFQKMFAKPVSETLGTSCARFVSPLLGDRHFLPLAKTSWHKKMGEVDTPRGQSGLKIAFYPGCLVDKVFPRVAEAAFSVLEHFGVGVYMPSRQVCCGIPALSSGDRKTYDRLVRDNLDLFAGREVDCLITPCATCTATIKKIWPLMAEDYPERDRERIQALADKTMDICQFIAGSFAPGPVQKAQSETETVTYHDPCHLKKSLGLAAEPRSLISAAPGFELVEMADADRCCGMGGSFNLQHYELSAKIGEVKRQSILQTKADTVATCCPACMMQITDLLSKAGADIRVKHVIEIYAQGIRADTGSARNPGQA; encoded by the coding sequence ATGGCCGATATCCACGAACTGGCCAAGAGCCTGCAAAAGCTCGACGATCAGATGGTGACCTGCATGAAGTGCGGGATGTGCCAGGCGGCATGCCCCTTGTATGCTCAGACCGGTCGGGAAACCGACGTCGCCCGGGGCAAGATCGCTCTGGTCGAGAACCTGGCCGGAGAGATCCTGCGCGACCCGCAGGCGGTCAAGGAACGTCTGGACCGCTGTCTGCTCTGCGGGTCCTGTGCAGCAAGCTGCCCCAGCGGGGTCAAGGTCTTGGACATCTTTCTCCAGGCCCGGGCCGTCATCACCGGCTACCTGGGGCTTTCCCCGGCCAAAAGGGCCGTTTTCCGGGGCATGCTGGCCAATCCCACCCTGTTCAATGCGGTTCTGGACCTGGCCCCCAAATTCCAGAAGATGTTCGCCAAGCCGGTCAGCGAGACCCTGGGGACCTCCTGCGCCAGATTCGTGTCCCCCCTGTTGGGGGACCGTCACTTTCTGCCCTTGGCCAAGACCTCCTGGCACAAAAAGATGGGGGAAGTGGACACCCCCAGAGGCCAAAGCGGCCTGAAGATCGCCTTTTATCCCGGCTGCCTGGTGGACAAGGTTTTCCCCAGGGTAGCCGAGGCGGCGTTCTCGGTCCTTGAGCACTTCGGGGTGGGTGTCTATATGCCCTCCAGACAAGTCTGCTGCGGGATTCCCGCCCTGTCCTCCGGAGACCGGAAGACATACGACCGCCTGGTCCGGGACAACCTGGACCTCTTCGCCGGCCGGGAGGTGGACTGCCTGATCACTCCCTGCGCCACCTGCACCGCGACCATCAAAAAGATCTGGCCCTTGATGGCCGAGGACTACCCGGAGCGGGACCGGGAACGAATCCAGGCCCTGGCCGACAAAACCATGGATATCTGCCAGTTCATAGCCGGCTCCTTTGCCCCCGGGCCTGTCCAGAAAGCACAATCCGAAACAGAGACGGTCACCTATCACGACCCCTGTCACCTGAAGAAATCCCTTGGTCTGGCCGCAGAGCCCAGGTCCCTGATTTCCGCAGCTCCTGGATTCGAACTTGTTGAGATGGCCGATGCCGACCGCTGCTGCGGCATGGGGGGGAGCTTCAACCTCCAGCACTATGAGCTGTCCGCAAAGATAGGAGAGGTCAAGCGGCAATCCATCCTGCAGACGAAAGCGGATACGGTGGCCACCTGCTGTCCGGCCTGCATGATGCAGATAACCGACCTCTTGTCCAAGGCTGGCGCCGATATCCGGGTCAAGCACGTTATAGAAATCTACGCCCAGGGCATCCGGGCCGACACGGGCTCTGCCCGGAATCCGGGCCAAGCATAA
- the ldhH gene encoding L-lactate dehydrogenase (quinone) large subunit LdhH, producing the protein MQTADTLKEYRKELKQALDQEFQRQALDNFARAYPTGRTKAFAGRDVSELVADIGRRKDWAVQHMDELFAQFKAQAEAAGVHVHLAATDREANEIIARIARKSKCTNIVKSKSMTAEETLLNHALEENGLTVTETDLGEWIIQLRNEGPSHMVMPAIHLSRDEVSRLFTEVTGREQGTDIESLVKVARRELRQRFVDADMGISGANFAIAESGTLGLVTNEGNGRLVTTLPRVHVALLGLDKLLPSLDDALTILQGLPRNATGQAITSYVTWITGAVECAPGPEGRKEIHVVFLDNGRRALAQDPIFSQALRCVRCGACANVCPIYRLVGGHRYGHIYIGAIGLILTYFFHGLKADANLVQNCLNCQACKDVCVAGIDLPRLIKEVQVLIQSQGKKPLINTAAAHVLTHRRLFHTMLRAGKLGQKPVQKGPFLRHLPHFLLAEEYDFKALPALAPKAFRDQWPKLDTAVSHPKYKVGLFTGCLQDFVYPEQLVQAVEFLTRHGVEVSFARDQGCCGLPLLMLGEKEAAAQVARHNIHAVDPNEVDFILTLCASCGSHLQENYPLLLDQESGLRVKARQFGDKIIDFSSFVHTYLRPAKAMFQNTGVRTAYHAPCHLCRGMGVTHGPRELLQQAGLEYVSTPEEETCCGLGGTYSLKFPEVSGEIVNTKLHRLEQEGVRILATDCPGCIMQLRGTAARRQGKLEVLHTVEALTRQMR; encoded by the coding sequence ATGCAGACAGCCGACACGCTCAAAGAATACCGCAAGGAGCTGAAACAGGCTCTGGATCAGGAGTTTCAACGCCAGGCCCTGGATAACTTCGCTCGGGCCTATCCAACCGGGAGGACCAAGGCCTTTGCCGGCAGGGACGTCTCGGAACTGGTTGCCGATATCGGCCGGCGCAAGGACTGGGCAGTGCAGCATATGGACGAGCTCTTCGCTCAGTTCAAGGCCCAGGCCGAAGCGGCCGGGGTGCACGTTCATCTTGCGGCCACGGACCGGGAGGCCAACGAGATCATCGCCCGCATTGCCCGAAAGTCCAAGTGCACCAACATCGTCAAGTCCAAGTCCATGACTGCGGAGGAGACCCTGCTCAACCATGCCTTGGAAGAAAACGGGCTGACGGTGACCGAGACCGACCTGGGCGAATGGATCATCCAGCTTCGGAACGAGGGTCCCTCGCACATGGTCATGCCGGCCATCCATCTCTCCCGGGACGAGGTCAGCCGCCTGTTCACCGAGGTAACCGGCAGGGAGCAGGGCACGGACATCGAATCCCTGGTCAAGGTGGCCAGGCGGGAGCTCAGACAGCGTTTTGTGGATGCGGACATGGGCATCAGCGGGGCCAACTTCGCTATAGCCGAGAGCGGGACCCTGGGGCTGGTGACCAATGAAGGAAACGGGCGACTGGTGACCACCCTGCCTCGGGTCCATGTCGCCCTGCTGGGCCTGGACAAGCTTCTGCCCAGCCTGGACGACGCCCTGACCATTCTACAGGGGTTGCCCAGAAACGCCACCGGCCAGGCTATCACCTCCTATGTGACCTGGATCACCGGGGCCGTGGAATGCGCCCCCGGACCTGAGGGCCGCAAAGAGATACACGTGGTCTTTCTGGACAACGGGCGCAGAGCCTTGGCCCAGGATCCGATCTTTTCCCAGGCCCTGCGCTGTGTGCGCTGCGGGGCCTGCGCCAATGTCTGCCCCATCTACCGTCTTGTCGGCGGACACCGGTACGGACATATCTATATCGGAGCCATCGGCCTGATCCTGACCTATTTCTTCCACGGCCTGAAGGCGGACGCCAATCTGGTTCAGAACTGCCTGAACTGTCAGGCCTGCAAGGATGTCTGCGTGGCTGGCATCGACCTGCCCCGCCTGATCAAGGAAGTCCAGGTCCTGATTCAGAGCCAGGGCAAAAAGCCCCTGATCAATACCGCCGCCGCCCATGTCCTCACCCATCGCCGGCTGTTCCACACCATGCTCCGGGCCGGAAAGCTGGGTCAGAAGCCGGTCCAGAAAGGGCCCTTTCTCCGCCATTTGCCCCATTTTCTTTTGGCTGAGGAATACGACTTCAAAGCCCTGCCCGCCCTGGCCCCCAAGGCGTTCCGGGACCAGTGGCCCAAGCTGGACACCGCGGTTTCCCATCCCAAATATAAAGTGGGGCTGTTTACCGGTTGCCTGCAGGACTTCGTCTACCCCGAGCAGCTGGTCCAGGCGGTGGAGTTCCTCACCCGCCACGGGGTGGAGGTCAGCTTTGCCCGGGACCAGGGCTGCTGCGGCCTTCCTCTGCTTATGCTCGGGGAGAAAGAGGCCGCCGCTCAGGTCGCCAGGCATAATATACATGCCGTTGATCCCAACGAAGTGGACTTTATTTTGACCTTGTGCGCCTCGTGTGGCTCCCATCTGCAGGAAAACTATCCCCTGCTTCTGGACCAGGAGTCCGGCCTCCGGGTCAAGGCCCGCCAGTTCGGGGATAAGATCATCGACTTCAGCTCCTTTGTGCACACCTATCTGCGGCCTGCAAAGGCCATGTTCCAAAACACCGGGGTCCGCACCGCCTACCATGCTCCCTGCCACCTGTGCCGGGGCATGGGAGTCACCCACGGTCCGCGTGAGCTGCTCCAGCAGGCGGGCCTTGAGTACGTCTCCACTCCGGAGGAAGAGACCTGCTGCGGCCTGGGCGGGACCTACTCCCTCAAGTTCCCCGAGGTGTCCGGGGAGATAGTGAACACCAAGCTGCACAGGCTGGAACAGGAAGGGGTCCGCATCCTGGCCACGGACTGTCCCGGGTGTATCATGCAGCTGCGGGGAACGGCAGCCAGGCGGCAGGGCAAGCTGGAGGTCCTGCACACAGTGGAGGCATTGACCCGCCAAATGCGCTAA
- a CDS encoding LutC/YkgG family protein yields MDPEHPSYLQTFVEKAEASAAQVIRVPDLEQALDQVVQSCAAKQACTPLATGCEQDLSEAAADLCSLKDWSKIMAAPGLAPRDLEALTSRCKKESIKLIQTGLRSHLGGIDVGLTWAEYGIAETGTAVLNSSLEDVRLAGMISEIHAVLLPATGIVPDTAALNQALAADFGKPPNYTSFITGPSRTADIERVLTLGVHGPLDVHIYIIEDNA; encoded by the coding sequence ATGGATCCAGAACACCCGTCGTACCTGCAGACCTTCGTGGAAAAGGCTGAAGCCTCCGCCGCTCAGGTGATCCGGGTCCCTGACCTGGAGCAGGCCCTGGACCAGGTGGTTCAGAGCTGCGCAGCCAAGCAAGCCTGCACCCCGCTGGCCACCGGATGCGAGCAGGATCTGTCCGAAGCCGCGGCTGATCTCTGCTCTCTCAAGGACTGGTCCAAGATCATGGCCGCCCCCGGGCTCGCCCCCCGGGATCTGGAGGCACTGACCTCTCGGTGCAAAAAGGAGTCCATCAAGCTTATCCAGACCGGACTCCGCTCCCACCTCGGAGGCATAGATGTGGGCTTGACCTGGGCGGAGTACGGCATTGCCGAGACCGGAACCGCGGTCCTGAACTCCAGTCTGGAGGACGTCCGCCTGGCCGGGATGATCAGCGAGATCCACGCCGTTCTTCTTCCGGCGACAGGGATTGTGCCTGATACTGCGGCATTGAACCAGGCCCTGGCCGCGGATTTCGGCAAACCGCCCAATTACACTTCATTTATTACCGGCCCCAGCCGGACCGCGGACATCGAGCGGGTTTTGACCCTGGGTGTACACGGGCCGCTGGACGTGCACATCTACATTATCGAGGATAATGCATAG